The Candidatus Lernaella stagnicola genome has a window encoding:
- a CDS encoding histone deacetylase yields MGKTGFVRHPLYLEHIIDDYHPESPERLRSIYAMVDRDFADRLTAVEPRDATSEELGWIHDQAYIDLVASTEGRCVRLDPDTGTSPKSYRAALLSTGGLLAAVDAIFDGQVEHVFTATRPPGHHAEANRSSGFCLFNNVAVATEYAIRRHGAKRVMIYDWDLHHGNGTQHSFEDTDQVLYVSTHQYPYFPGTGNFTEIGRGAGRHYTVNVPLSHGFGDGDFLQIMKRIIQPLAREFQPDFVVVSAGYDTYEHDPLGAMALTVEGYGALAKHMLDIARECCDGRLLLVLEGGYNLDGLTQGVRHTLDALITGEANAAVLNAEPLREEAVDTVIRRVIAEHRTHWKTLSG; encoded by the coding sequence ATGGGCAAGACCGGCTTTGTTCGCCATCCACTCTACCTCGAGCACATCATCGACGATTATCACCCCGAAAGCCCGGAACGCCTGCGGAGCATTTATGCCATGGTCGACCGGGATTTCGCCGACCGCCTGACCGCCGTCGAACCGCGGGACGCGACCTCGGAAGAACTCGGCTGGATTCACGATCAAGCGTATATCGATCTGGTCGCGAGCACCGAGGGCCGGTGCGTGCGGCTGGACCCCGACACCGGCACCAGCCCTAAAAGCTACCGCGCCGCGTTGCTGTCCACCGGCGGCCTGCTCGCCGCGGTGGATGCGATCTTCGACGGCCAAGTGGAGCACGTCTTCACCGCCACGCGCCCGCCGGGGCACCACGCCGAAGCCAACCGGTCATCCGGCTTTTGCCTGTTCAACAACGTGGCCGTGGCTACCGAATACGCCATCCGGCGACACGGCGCCAAGCGCGTGATGATTTACGATTGGGACCTGCATCACGGCAACGGCACCCAACATTCGTTTGAAGACACCGACCAAGTGCTGTACGTCTCCACGCACCAATACCCCTACTTCCCCGGTACCGGCAATTTCACGGAAATCGGTCGCGGCGCGGGGCGGCATTACACCGTCAACGTGCCGCTCTCACACGGGTTCGGTGACGGAGACTTTCTGCAAATCATGAAGCGCATTATCCAACCGCTGGCCCGCGAGTTCCAACCGGATTTCGTGGTCGTCAGCGCCGGGTACGACACCTACGAACACGATCCCCTCGGCGCTATGGCGCTGACCGTCGAAGGATACGGCGCGCTTGCCAAGCACATGCTCGACATCGCCCGCGAATGTTGCGACGGCCGCCTGCTTCTGGTTCTCGAAGGCGGTTACAACCTCGACGGCCTGACCCAAGGCGTCCGCCATACGCTCGACGCCCTCATCACCGGCGAAGCCAACGCCGCCGTGCTCAACGCCGAGCCCCTGCGGGAGGAAGCCGTCGACACCGTCATCCGGCGCGTCATAGCCGAGCACCGCACCCACTGGAAGACGTTGAGTGGTTGA
- a CDS encoding S9 family peptidase: MRIRLLLPAMLFFWLLPAVFAAPEPTPPPGPPYPIEAYLDIKQAYDADFTADGQTVVYRTNVSGTSQAWKISVTGGAPVQLTDYEDAVDYVVASPTDSNLLLFAKAAGGNERRQLFLMDADGQNVRRLTHNDEAIHNLGTWSRDGKLIAYASNDRNSAYFDVYVLELATGTSRLVCEMEAYLVPAAFSPSGRRLVVSKWDSNYDNNLYLVDLEEPGEPALLTPHTGWATYSAVRWPVGRESAEGFFLFSNLGGEFTKLGFLNVKKRTLVYQDKGPWNNGHLTFSRNGVVMAYTTNINGFSHVVLSDLMREKMLPPPVLPRGVLWSFALSTKGESLVVTFTSANHPADLYLVYPATGQVRRLTESSTAGIPVESFIEPKTASVPTRDGKRFPAFVYLPKDQPPGRKAPCVMMLHGGPEGQARPSFSYITQYFLNQGFAVVVPNVRGSSGYGKTFAHLDDKEKRLDSVADMADLVTFLEKEIPEIDSRRVALYGGSYGGYMVLAGLTEYPDLFAAGVCVVGIANFETFLEKTGAWRRKIREAEYGSLDNRELLRRISPIHKVDLIRAPLMVIHGKNDPRVPFHEAEQIVAALQKRDMPVELLAYDDEGHGLRKLTNKRDAYPKMAAFLKKHLLKKEEPTP, translated from the coding sequence ATGAGAATCCGGCTGCTGCTGCCTGCAATGTTATTCTTTTGGCTGCTACCCGCGGTGTTCGCCGCGCCGGAACCCACGCCGCCGCCGGGACCTCCCTATCCCATCGAAGCCTATCTCGATATCAAGCAGGCCTACGACGCCGATTTCACCGCCGACGGCCAAACCGTCGTGTACCGCACCAATGTTTCGGGGACGAGCCAGGCGTGGAAGATCTCCGTCACCGGCGGCGCGCCTGTGCAATTGACCGACTACGAAGACGCCGTGGATTACGTCGTCGCGTCACCCACCGACTCCAACCTGCTGCTCTTTGCCAAAGCGGCCGGCGGCAACGAACGCCGCCAACTGTTTCTCATGGACGCCGACGGCCAAAACGTCCGCCGCTTGACCCACAACGACGAAGCCATCCACAATCTCGGCACCTGGTCGCGCGACGGCAAACTCATCGCGTACGCGTCCAACGACCGCAATTCCGCCTACTTCGATGTCTACGTGTTGGAACTGGCTACCGGGACCAGCCGCCTCGTCTGTGAAATGGAGGCGTACCTCGTCCCGGCGGCGTTCAGCCCCAGCGGCCGGCGTTTGGTCGTCTCAAAATGGGACTCCAATTACGACAACAACCTTTATCTCGTCGACTTGGAAGAGCCCGGCGAACCGGCCCTGCTGACTCCCCACACCGGGTGGGCGACCTATTCCGCGGTGCGGTGGCCGGTGGGGCGCGAATCGGCGGAAGGCTTTTTCCTCTTTTCTAATCTCGGCGGCGAATTCACCAAGCTAGGCTTTCTCAACGTCAAAAAGCGCACGCTTGTCTATCAAGACAAAGGCCCGTGGAACAACGGACATCTAACATTCTCGCGTAACGGCGTCGTGATGGCCTACACCACCAACATCAACGGTTTCTCCCACGTTGTGCTCAGCGACCTGATGCGGGAAAAAATGCTGCCGCCCCCGGTGCTGCCGCGCGGCGTGTTGTGGTCGTTTGCGCTTTCGACCAAGGGAGAATCTCTCGTCGTTACCTTCACTTCTGCAAACCATCCCGCCGACCTCTACCTTGTATACCCGGCCACGGGGCAAGTGCGGCGGTTAACCGAATCCAGCACCGCCGGTATTCCGGTCGAGAGTTTCATCGAACCGAAAACGGCGTCGGTCCCCACGCGGGACGGCAAGCGTTTTCCGGCTTTCGTATACCTTCCCAAGGACCAGCCGCCCGGCCGAAAAGCTCCTTGCGTGATGATGCTGCACGGCGGACCCGAAGGTCAGGCACGGCCCAGTTTCTCCTATATTACTCAATACTTCTTGAACCAGGGTTTCGCTGTTGTCGTGCCCAATGTGCGCGGCTCCTCGGGCTATGGCAAAACCTTCGCCCACCTGGACGACAAGGAAAAACGGCTCGACAGCGTGGCCGATATGGCCGACCTGGTTACGTTTCTGGAAAAGGAAATCCCGGAAATCGACAGCCGTCGCGTCGCGCTCTACGGCGGCTCCTACGGCGGGTACATGGTGCTGGCGGGTCTCACCGAATACCCCGACCTGTTTGCCGCCGGCGTGTGCGTGGTGGGCATCGCCAATTTCGAAACCTTCCTCGAAAAAACCGGGGCCTGGCGACGCAAGATCCGTGAGGCGGAGTACGGCAGTCTCGATAACCGCGAACTGCTGCGACGCATCAGCCCCATCCACAAGGTGGACCTGATTCGCGCGCCGCTCATGGTCATCCACGGGAAAAACGACCCGCGCGTGCCCTTCCACGAGGCGGAACAAATCGTCGCCGCGCTCCAAAAACGCGACATGCCGGTGGAACTGCTGGCCTACGACGACGAAGGACACGGCCTGCGAAAGCTCACCAACAAACGCGACGCCTACCCGAAGATGGCTGCGTTCCTTAAAAAGCATCTGCTGAAGAAGGAAGAACCGACGCCGTGA